DNA sequence from the Nicotiana tomentosiformis chromosome 3, ASM39032v3, whole genome shotgun sequence genome:
aaaactaattacatattcgggctcggggtgaatgggtaaaaggattttggtccgaacctcgggttttgaccaagcgggcccgaggtcgattttttgactttttggaggaaaacaatttggaaaatttaatttatgaaatataattgatttctttagcaatatttgatattattgagtcatttttgaatagataagagtggtttggaggtgaattccaaaggaaaagctgtgattgagaattaagtgaccttcagagcgaggtaagtgttgtgtctaactatggcttgagggaataggtattgtgtgagtatttgctacgtgttttgttgttaaatacgatgtatagttgagatGATGGgtatctatacgttgtggtcgagtcatagtacgcgagtgaaattccattcttgcaaatttgtagtcttaaatcttgttatccatgcttattgttgttgttgaaatgttgggaaacttgtatccggttccaccaaggtcgataaaattgtgaatattgattcgaggttgagatgtttaattgtgaaagtaatcatttatgaaatattaatttttttgtgAAActcctctctatccgttgttattgattttgtgaattgtaaagaagagtgtaaagcatgaagggcgatgccgtgcataatttaattatattatgagaaagagtgtaaatcacgaagggtgatgtagtgcataatttaattatattgcgaggaagagtgtaaagtacgaaaggtgatgccatgcataatttatttatattgtgagcaagagagtaaaagcacgaagggtgatgccgtacagttTTCCTTGTtgtcttaattgctcaattcgtttaaggattttcggtttaattatgtcttttcattattctcactccttATATTGTATTTCCCTACTGTATGTTCCCCTCCTATTATTTCTTGTTATTTCTTAATTACTGTTATTGCCACTAGTAtaattatactgttcaggttatatgtgagtgtcttgtcctagcctcgtcactatttcgccgaggttaggctcgatacttaccagtaaatggggtcggttgtactgatgctgcactctgcactttctgtacagattttgataccgactcaggttgatcgagatttgctattggtccgctgtccggagactcaaggtagatttgtcggcgttcacagaccttgaagtcaccGTTTGTCctttatgtcttactgttttctttcattcagacagttgtatttctttcggaccattacttgttgtaaattctagaatgctcgtgaattgcgacttcagatccgggtggtagtagttaatacagatttatgatattccgcacttgttacATTTCGttgtagttaattaatgttaattactaaatggaaataagaaattggtaaataattttctaacattggcttgcctaacaagtgaaatgttaggcgccatcacggtcccgtcggtgggaaatttcggatcgtgacagtaACAGACATCGATAAATTACtaatcaaaatgcatacaaattaTCTCGAACACCATCATTATTAGATTATAAGAGTCGATAATCTGAAAAAACATGATATGCAATTGAAAGTTCGTAAGTTCTTCTTTTTTAATTGTAGTAACTTTCTTTGTTTAGTTttcatttaattttcttttattttcaaagaaTCCCAATTATGTTTATCTTATACTTTGTCTTTTTTTAAATTGAACGTTTCGAATCGACTTTGTACTGAGATACGAAAGAGGTGGAAAGTCTGATTTGTTTACACTATTGGTTAAGACTTGAGAATACATATTTAAATTTGCTTTTTAGTTTTTAGGCTTTGTTTCCATTCTAatctttttaaaatataatcttttgtGCCTAAATGTACCTAGCATATTTAAGCTTTCAGTTTGACTCCCTTAACTTTtaccattttttaaaatttatcttTAAATAAATTTTTCAACGTTAACTCAAATTTTGTCCGAACACATTCCTTTGCATGCCTTCCCTTTCCACTTTtattttcattattattattattattattattattattattattattattattattattattattattattattattattattatttcttccgtttatttttactttttcaatattttaaaaatagatttttatttttacttgtcacttttagcatatcaagagaagataatttctttttttattgttatacccacaatattaattactcatttcaaatcattttctcaaattcattaaaaatatgcataaaaaatatgggtatcatggtaaattatgcactttatttattactccatccgttcacttttagttgtcaagtattctaaaaataaatttttatttttacttatcacttttcgcatatcaagagaaaaataatttattttttttgtttcacccttagcattaattactcattccaaataattttttaaatccATTAAGATTATACACCAATTAATATgtgtatcatgataaattatacactttatttattattttttaagggtcGTGAAAAGTTTAAAGTGGACaactaaaagtgaacggagagagTATTTTTTAAGGGATATACAAAGTTCATAtttgacaagtaaaagtgaacaaaAAGTtattaaaatttttctaaaagaAACTTTTTTGTGCTACTATTgttctaaaaataaataaatgtacTACTAACTACTTAGCATAGTCGGCTATTAAATTGACTACTTTGTTTGGGTTTAAGAAATGCTCTCAGTTTTCAGCAGAACTCTACTCCAAAAACCTAAACTCTTCACCTTCAAACATCAAAATCCTCTCGCATTCTCTCTAGTAATGGCTACCGCTAACTCCTCGTCTTTCTCACCTGTATCTTCCCCTTCAAACCATGTTCTCCTAAAGCGAGTAGGTACTCACAATGGTAGCTTCCATTGTGATGAAGCTCTTGGTTGCTTCATGATTCGTCTTACAAACAAGTTTTACAATGCTCAGATTGTCCGTACTCGCGATACCCAGGTTAGCTTAATGTTTTTTGTGCGTATTATGTTATTGGGTATTGGGGTCTGTGGGTAATTAGATGTTTGGGAAGGCTTATGTAGGTAAAATGTTTGACGAAATGCTTGAATGAATGAAAGGTGTTGGAAACGCTTGATGCGGTGCTTGATGTTGGTGGGGTTTATGATCCTAGTCGAGACCGTTATGATCATCACCAAAAGGGATTTCAAGAGGTCTTTGGACATGGTTTCACTACTAAGCTTAGCAGTGCTGGTCTTGTTTACAAGGTAATTTCTTTCTTTATGTAAATAGTTAATGTCATGGATGTGCATAAGTCTCACCCTTTCCGTTCTAAATTTCAACTATGTTGTATGTCACTGTGTACTTCCTCCCTCATATAAATATTGTCACTCAGTGTAATTTTTACACAATTTAAGAAAAATTGAGGTTTCAATATTTAATCTACGCCTTTAGATTATGAAAGGATTCGAAAACTTAAAAGTGATTGGACCATTTTGGAATATATGATCGAGTGTTGGAAATTTCACAGAATTTTGACGTGGGGGAATACTAGCTTGTGGATTGGATACCTTGTAGTGACTCTTTATGGAAGTTTAGTAGTTCAAGGTCTTCCATTTGGCTAGAAAATTACCTAGCTCTAATGTATTTTGATTAATTTCATATGTAGCTCTTAATTGCAATTTTCTTGGCCTTTCCTGCTTCATAGCACTTTGGGAAGGAGATAATTGCAAAGGAGCTCCAAGTTGATGAAGAACATCCGGACGTTCATAGGTTGTTCCTTGCTATTTACAAGAGCTTCATGGAGGTAAGGCATTCAGTCTGAGAAATAATTATTTCTTGGAATCTTCTTATCTCCAAGTTACTGATGTTAAAATCATCAATTGTGTCTATGTTGTGGTTTGTGATTGGATTCTTATTTTctgattttgtttcttttttatgTTATTACAAGTATTTGCAAGGTTTACTTAAAATCTTGAGAGCTGATACCATGTGATATAATTGAAGGATCAAACTACCATATCTCTAGTACTATTAGTAAGCCTAATACAATTGCCGACTGCGAACAGGCAATTGATGCAGTCGACAATGGGATCAATCAGTACGATACAGACCAGCCACCAAGATACGTAAATAATACTCATTTGTCCTCACGAGTTGGAAGACTAAACTTGGACTGGATTGAACCTGATCAGTCTTCTGAAAAGGAGAATGAAGCTTTCGAACGTGCAATGGATTTAGCTGGCAGTGAGTTCTTGAATGTAAGACTTTCTTAACAGAGCTAAAAAGCTTTGTTTCTATTTTCTTTGGTTAGTAATATAAAGTTTATACTAGCACAGTGGCGAAACCAAGAAATTCaataagggtgttcaaattttgaaaaccctTTGCTAGTGGGCTAtgcaagggtgttcaaagtctatttttaatcaataacaagcaatattttaccttatacgtagtataatttttcggcgaagggtgGTCGACCACCCTTGGGCCAACATATCTTCGCCCCTGTACTAGCATAATGGTTGGTCTTCAGAGTGCCCTTTTTCGTCACCAGACTGTCTTAAGTCATTTAGATAACACATTTACCAGCGTGATTTTATTCTGAAAGAGGCAGGTTTTAGAATGAGCGTATGGTTCAGTTTCTTTCCCTGAGTTAACATGTTTGTCTATGCACAGAGCGTCCGCTTTCATGTAAGATCATGGTTACCAGCACGCTCAATCGTTATGGAGTGCCTTGCTGCAAGACACAAGATTGATCCTAGTGGAGAGATTGTAGTTCTTACTACGTTTTGCCCGGTAAGTAAACTTTTGTGCATGAGGCAGCATGAACATCATTAAAATTTGCTTTGTTTATAGCTAAATAGTGCTAGAGGTCACAAGTTTTTAAGTTTTTTGgctaatttaaataatgattgTGTATTAGCTTCATTTTCTTACATGTAGAAAATAACTTTATCAAATGCCTAGTTCTCACTGTGACTAACGTGTACGGACAAAATTTTAGTCGGGCATAGTAGCTTTTGAATGTCACTTATATACCAGCATAAGTAGAGCATCTCCATTTTCAGTCAATCTATAAATATTTGGCACTTTATTAAAATGACCTGTCCTCTTGTATCTTGATAAGCTGCAGATATGGTAGTTCATTTCTAGGAAGCATCCTTCTACTGAGTACTTCCTCCGGTTGGTATGCATCACATCACATGTAAAATTGGGATACACCACAGATTTTGTGAAGAACCTGAGTCACAATATTCAGTGGTAGTATGGGAGAGGCTAGGAAGACGTGGAGGGGAAAGGGTAAGGTCGCCGTTGGTGAAATCGTATTATCCGGAGAGTGGAATAGGAGGGAGGTGTGGAAGAAATGTTCTAACCAAAGCACTAAAGAAGgcagctttcttggtttggtgtGCCATTAAGGATACAATATTCACAGCAGATAATTTGTGAATGAGAAGAATGATAGCAAGCTATTGTTCTCTATGTAGAGAAAGGGGGAAAGACACTGACCATATTCTATCCATATCCTATTGCACCACAAATTTACTATGCACTTGTGGAATCTAGCATGTTCAATACGTTGCATGGGCAATACGAAGTAACGGTGGAGGAAACAATAACGAGTTGTAGGATTTGTAGGTTGATAAAAAGAAAGGCAATTTCCATTATGCATCTTATGAACAGTGGAATGAAAGAACTGGAAAATTGCCAGAATAGTGTAAGAGATATATGTCGTATAGGAAGGTTGCATGTATGTTTTACGTCTAAAGAATATTCCTGTGTATATATGATTGGGGTAGCTTATTAGCTAACTGTGCTTAAGTCACTTCCTCACATTTGGGACATACTTTGGTACACACCTTGTGTTTTTAGTTAATGAAATACCTTGAGTTATCATTAACAAAAGTGAATATTCACTGCTAGTATGAACTCTGTACTGAAAatacattttatttttgtattcctGTCCAACAGTGGAAGCTTCATTTGTTTGAGCTGGAAGAGGAGATGAAGATTGATCCTCCCATCAAATATGCTTTATATCAGGTGCCTGAGTTCTCTGCTGTTTCGTTCTTCCGTTTCTGCGCTACAGTTAATGTTTTGTCTCATATTTCtgcttaaattcttcattttGGGTTCCTTGTATGCGAGGAGAGGAAAGATTCGGAGCAGGTTTGGTAATAGTGTGGGGGTTGTCTTTTCGCTTTAGGTCGCTCTGGAAACTTTATCACCCGTAAATATTTACTACTTGTATCAGTTGTAGAATGATTGGTTGAAGAAGTGTGCATTAGTATTAATTGCTCCATCAAGATCTGCTTTTTTGCTTAATCTCTATGTTGAACAAATGAAGAAGTGCTCAGGAATGATTTTGCTACATTTTCCAGTGTTATTGTCCTGGAAAAGAGTAGCTAATAATCACACAGCATGATAAAGGCAGTGGTGGGAAGCAAAAATAGAGAGAAACATGAAAGAGCGAAGTGTGGCAATGTTCTTTCTGTATTTGATTAAGAAAACAGCAAGTGACAGTGACTTCATGTTTGTAGGATGATAGGAGCAAAAGTTGGCGAGTGCAAGCTGTGGGTGTAGCTCCTGACAGATTTGAGAGCAGGAAAGCCCTTCCATCTCAGTGGCGAGGTTTAAGAGACGATGAACTCTCCAAGGAAACAGGAATTCCTGGCTGTGTTTTTATCCACATGAGTGGGTTTATTGGAGGAAATCAAAGTTATGAAGGAGCACTCGCAATGGCAAAAGCTGCTCTGAAGCTCTAGGCACAGAAACAGTTTTATAAATGGATTTCAGAAACTGAGTGATTTCTTTTTGATTTAACATTATAGCTGATCATGGCATCAGGTTGCCATTTAAATAGCACATTGGAGTTGAATTTATTCAAGGTTATTAAGGAAACTATACACAACCCGGCAGACAGTTTTTTACATATTCAGATGCTATCTTTTACTTTTACAGCCCAATGTTGTGTTTGCAGTTGTTGTAAAATACAATAGATTTCATCGTCATTCAAAATCTTTTTTGGTATTTGATGTCTACTAGTTGGTCATAAAGTCAGCTGCGCGAAGCTTTTTGATACATTCATCGAAGCCCCTGGCTCAATACTATTTGCGTTTGTGGATGCTCTGCTTTTGCGTGCTTCACCGTTCACTTATGTGTACAGAAGTTGCTGCCTTTGCAAAACTGAACAAAGCCACTGCCCACTGTATCCCAATCAGCATGAGCCTTTGCTTTGCTTGGTATTAGATGCATTTGGACGAGTACATTGCCACCAGAAATTCGGACAGGTCAGGAGAAATTTTTGTATTAATCCGATACATGCATACTTAGCTGACAAACGTCAACCTAATAGTACTACTAGTAAAATGTAGTATCCGGTTAATTTCCTAAAAGTGCCTAGTGAGTATTCTTTAACAAATTGATGATTATTGCGAGTGAATTAGAAACAATAAAAATCTAAAGACAGATAATAATTTGTTATTGGAAAGGCTAAATGGAACATTTATTTAGAGACGAAAGATATATGAATTGCTCAATCAATAAAGAGAGCTTGTCACGGGCCTAACTCAAGTAGGCAGACAACGTTGACAGCCTATATGCTATCCAAAACTTCAATCCTACCAAGAAACTTAGCTCCAAAGTAAAGGCGCACACAGAAAGGTAATGAAAGACAATGAAAGTAAAGGCACACAGAAATTGGGAGGCCAAAGCTAATTTACAGATTTACTTGATAAGAGAGAAAATACAAAGTTTGAGATGCCTTGCCTTAAGGcctatacatgtatatataattGGGCTAGCCACTACTTGGCCTAAATTACAAGAGAATCTACCCTAAAGGTGCCTAACTAGAAGAGGAAAGGGTGCCTAACGTTGAGAGCTTGTGTGGAAAGGCTCCATGGCTTGTGGCAGCTAAGTTTGAATCAAATGGTGGTGCTTTAGGCAGCAAAGTCAGTAGGGAAGTTGGCGGGGCAGCACTCTCCCTACCTGAAATGGCGACGACCGCGGCGCCACAAAGCTTCAAGTAATCATGCACTTGATCCTTGAAGTGCCATAAATCTTAGTATTTTTTCCACGACACCTCCTCAGGTGATAGCCCCTTCCAATGGACAAGAAATTGAGCACTTGAATTGCCCCAACCTTTGCCTCAGACCAATTGATGATCAATTATGGCCTCAATCTTGTCAATAGCTGAAGGGGTGAGGGAACTCCACGTCCACATGTCTTCATAGTATGACTTCAATTGGCTAGCATGGAAGACTGGACATATTTTCAAATGGTGTGGCATGTCTAGTCTATAAGAAATCTTGCCCACCTTGGCAATGATCTCGAATGGCCCCTCGTAACGTCAGATCAAGCTTTGATTAACGCCTCTTAATGACTTGAATTGACAGGGATTAAGCTTTACTATGATTTTATCCCCAATTCCGTAGTGAATCGGACGATGCTTACGATCAGCAAATTTTCTTTATCTTGCGGACAACCTTGTGTAGATAAGACCTGGCCATATGAACATGCTCTTCCCACGCCTTTGCCATATGAAATGTGCATGGGTTCTTCAATTCCGCACTCACGGGAAAGGACTATGGTATGTTGGGCTGCTGCCCTATTAGAAGCTCAAAGGCTCCTCTCGGTTGATTCCCTATGTTGCAAATTGTATGAGAACTGATTTGTGTCAAGCAACTTTGCCCAGTCCTTCTGATTGGCGCTAATGAAGTATCTTAAGTACAGCTCCAAAAGCGCATTGACCCTCTCCGTTTGGCCATCCGTTTGGGATGGAAACGTGTTGAGAAATGCAATCCGAACCCATTAAGTTGAACAACTCCCTACAAAAAGTATCAGTGAAACATGGATCACGGTCACTAATAATTTGCTTTGGAATGCCCCAATGCTTTACCGCGTCCCGTAGGAACAAGCTGCCTCTTTGGCTTTGCAATTGGTGGTAGTGGCGATGAAGGTAGCATTCTCGGAAAAACGATCGACCAATACCATAATCATGCCAAAGCCTTTTGAATTTGGCAATCATGTAATAAAGTCCATTGTGACACTGTCCGATGGCCTTTTTGCCATTGGTAAGGGCTCAAGCAAGCCCCCAGGTACCTTCTGCTCCACCTTGTCTTGTTGGCAAATAAGACATGTTCGGACGTAGACCTCAATGGCATCCCTCATATGAGGCCAATAAAAGGATGACTCCAGTAATGTCATTGTGCGTTTTTGACCCGGATTCCTTGCCCATACCGTGTCATGACCCTCTTTGATCAAAATGCTCCTATGATTTCCCCACTTAGGCACAACGCTTTCCGGTGGTATATAGAAACCCATATTCCACCCAAAACTTCTTTGACTTGCCTTGGTTGGCCAAGTCAAGAAGCTGCTTCACCACCGGATCATGTTGCATCCTTTGCTTGATGGCATCAAGAATGTCACTACTAGTGGTGTTAACAATGGGTGCTAGCACTACTACGCGTCGGCAGCAACATTGGCTTTCCATGGTTTGTATTCTAAGGAATAATCAAATTCGGCCAAGAAGTCCTGCCACCGTGCTTGCTTAGGTGACATCTTCTTTTGGGGGAAATATCTTGTCGCCACACTATCTGTTTTGACAATCAAATGAGCCCCCAACAAATAATGGCGCCAGGTTCTTAGATAATGAACCACAACCGTCATCTCTTTCTCTTGGACAGTATAGCGATGCTCTGTGTCATTCAATTTTCTGCTCTCAAAGGCTATCAGATGGTCCTCTTGCATTAGGACGCCACCAATAGCAAAATCATAAGCATCCGTGTGGACCTCAAAGACTTTGGTAAAGTAGGGTAGAGCCAAGACAAGCTCCTCCGTAATTGCTGATTTGAGACCCTCAAACGCCTCTTGACATGAATTAGTCCACTACCAAAAGTGATCCTTCTTTAGCAAATCAGTGAGCGGAGTTGCTATTGCTGAATAGCCAAGAATAAATCGTTGGTAATAATTGGCGAGGCCAAGAAAAGATCGTAGTTCAGTCACTTTCGCTGCGGCCTCCCAATCTCTAATCGCCGCAACCTTGTTTCTATCCATCTGAATATGTCCTTGATTGATTGTATGACCCAAGAATTGCACTTGTAGCTAAGCAAAATAATGCTTCTCTTCTTTACAAACATGTCGTTTTCCCTTAGCACTTGGAAAACTTTGTTCCTTCATACAGCTGCTATAAAAATGTCTCAAGATAGATTACCACAAATTGATCCAAAAATGGATGGAACATGTAaagacccgatcggtcattttgagctctagcacgtcgttcggtaatttgaggccttgagtagcttcacttcaggtattgtgacttgtacgtgtagtcgaaatttaattttggaaagttcaggattgatttggaaagaaaattctaatttcgaaagctttaagttggaataattggctaagatttgacttttgagtaaatgacctcagaatcgggatttgaaggttccaataggtttgtatgataattttggacttgggcgtatgttcgggtcgagtatcggatcacccgggagcatttcaacgcttattatggaaggttggcattttaaaggtttaagaatttcataagtttggtttgaagtggattttgatgttatcgatgtccgtttggggttcccaGTCTTGGAAtagtttgttatgtcatttgtgactcgtgtgagaaatttgaagtcattccggattgatttgctatgtttcggcacatgatatagaatttggaaatttgaaaatttataagtttgatttgaggcgcgattcatgattttgttgttgtttgacgtggtttgaggcttcgactaagttcgtattatattttgggacgtgttggtacatttggttaaggtcccgagggcctcgggtgaattccggatggttaacaaattgatttttggacttaagaaatgctGAAGCTGGACAACAGCTAGTATGATCGCTTCTGCTTtgtcttggtcgcagaagcgacatcatAGAAGCGACATCGTAGAAGCGAGGTCGAGCTTGCAAAAGCGAAATGGGAAGGGACTGGCagcggccgcaggtgcgaagattttcccgcatctgcgagaccgtagaagcggcccagtggtcgcagaagcgatagGGAGTGAGGCGGGCTAGAGGCACAGGTGCGAGGTTTGTGCCGCACCTGCGGGACTGTAGAAGCGGATTGTTGGTCGCATGTGCGAGTGCGACTCCGCAAAAGCGGAGTCTTGTCTGCAGATGCGAAGGCATGGGGGCTGAAGGGTGACCGCAGAAGTGttattttggccgcacctgcagaaccgcagaagcggtcaagtggccgcaggtgcgagaggtcgctgggTAGTGTGTTCTTTTAAGACGGCGGTGTTAGATGCCaccacgacctttagtggattttgggtcgtgacagcttggtatcagagcattaggttcacttaggtcctacgagtcatgagaaagtctagtagagtcttgcggatcggtacagagacgtatgtacttatcttcaagaggctacagggccgttaggagaacttcccttcttgattttctcatcgtgcgatttgattccattggggcttgtgcctttatttccttcctactcaatcttatgcgacgcgaAGCGCTTGTAATCAATTTGgcgtcgaggagttgtagtggtactgcaaacGTGGTGCAAGATATTTTTCCCCgcgtgttcgggcaggctattatcattTGCCTTacggaaggatgttcttttgttccagcttagtatctgtattttctatggtttcgaGACAGCGCACGGATTACTATGATgtctatgcgttgttatcgcacaatgttggtgtaatggtaagtgCTCGTTTATGTGTTGAGGTAGTGAATGGCATGaagagaggatttctcagtgcatgattaaggggttcaacatttaattccagcggaggaaaggcaatcggactatagatGTCTAGGTTTGGTTAatgaagtaacgagacttgatattttcgagcatggtggaattttcattgtgatgcagTTTCACCGTCCTTCTTTAAACGCATTatggttcgccggtgttatggtcttcttggattttgccttcggggcagggtgttgtgaaatggtgcctgaggggcggttgtcagagatagcggtgtgcagcggttcagaatcgaattggtggtatttctaatgttgatggctcgaggaagatgatcttctaggaggtttagagttggtagcaattcctTAGTTCCGGTGCTAcatgtatggatttgatttgaggcaacatttgggcggTGAAGTATAAGGAAGGACACGGCGAGAGGTGACTCGCGGCggatgaattactagcaggtcaagcaTGAGAAGCgaaggtcgagaagttgcttaaaggagatggtttgaccgaaatgggagtggcagagtagcatatggattctgtggtagaaTAGTCATGTACCTTGAGGAagattagagcgatttgggaggcatggtggaaagtaactatgtcacgacccaaaatcccaacctgtcgtgatggcgcctatctcgatactaggcaagccgataagctcgataaaccacaatttctcttaagtttgaaaatacaataattaaatacaatacaaaatctcacaaatattgatacgaacactccccaaaacctggtgtcactgagtacatgagtatctaaatgaatacaaagtctgattgaTAAACATCACTAtctgaagtatagaacagtacaacaaCTAAagaggaagggaatcaagtctgcggtcgtcaagcagctaccttgatactctccaacagaaataactccgaattctagcagtcgtcgtatccgggagcacctggagctgcgcacgaggtgcagagtgtagtatgagtacaactaactcaataagtaacaagactaacctctgggctaaaagaaatgatgagctccgcaggtacagtccagtaaaaataatagtacagaaatgtaggcatgctttcatgttcaacagttaaactcagtacaagtgaaatagatcaatactgcatgatttgaggcatattccatctcagtagaaagacctcatgtaaatattggtcacaaattatccggtcactcggtactgtttatggccaatccagcccaggggtgttccaacccgtatatatatgcacatcgactgacagtcagtcacccagtaccgtataaggcaaatccagccctgggataatttatccctaaatataaatgatactaaCAAGATCCATTTCCAGATACCTCATTACAATACaattaagtaaggcaagtccatgccctgggaaaatccatcccatatatatatatatatatatatatatatatatatatatatatatatatatatatatatatatatatatataagcagtaagtaaggcaagtccatgccctaggaagtccatcccgaatatcgatgatcatctacgctcactgggggtgtgtacagactccggaggggcttcttcagcccaagcgtaatacaaagccaatatggcctactgcaggcgggcagtcccgatccgtataataacaaagcctataaggcctgctgcaggcgggcagcccccgatccataaaatagtaaagcctataaggcc
Encoded proteins:
- the LOC104118075 gene encoding uncharacterized protein translates to MLSVFSRTLLQKPKLFTFKHQNPLAFSLVMATANSSSFSPVSSPSNHVLLKRVGTHNGSFHCDEALGCFMIRLTNKFYNAQIVRTRDTQVLETLDAVLDVGGVYDPSRDRYDHHQKGFQEVFGHGFTTKLSSAGLVYKHFGKEIIAKELQVDEEHPDVHRLFLAIYKSFMEAIDAVDNGINQYDTDQPPRYVNNTHLSSRVGRLNLDWIEPDQSSEKENEAFERAMDLAGSEFLNSVRFHVRSWLPARSIVMECLAARHKIDPSGEIVVLTTFCPWKLHLFELEEEMKIDPPIKYALYQDDRSKSWRVQAVGVAPDRFESRKALPSQWRGLRDDELSKETGIPGCVFIHMSGFIGGNQSYEGALAMAKAALKL